One stretch of Hevea brasiliensis isolate MT/VB/25A 57/8 chromosome 12, ASM3005281v1, whole genome shotgun sequence DNA includes these proteins:
- the LOC110658635 gene encoding protein TIC 20-I, chloroplastic, with amino-acid sequence MILTGCAMPPAGGCAKTNTRACKPMPSSLLSASIPRLTPKAAFLNIRSSWSSVQDLKSKPWSYRDLPFLHLSAASTPLLSGDQGRIWHTIPSLPRQRRSHVCPRASKDVPYSFRYPPMTKKPRWWWRTLACLPYLMPLHETWMYAETAYHLHPFLEDFEFLTYPFLGAIGSLPSWFLMAYFFVAYLGVVRRKEWPHFFRFHVVMGMLLEIALQVIGTVSRWMPLAVYWGKVGMHFWTAIAFAYLFTVLECIRCALAGMYADVPFACDAAYIQIPYD; translated from the exons ATGATTCTAACTGGATGTGCCATGCCTCCCGCTGGTGGATGTGCAAAAACAAACACCAGGGCATGTAAACCGATGCCTAGTAGCCTGTTATCTGCAAGTATTCCTCGATTGACTCCCAAGGCTGCATTTTTAAACATCAGAAGTTCATGGTCTTCGGTTCAAGATCTTAAGTCTAAACCCTGGTCATATAGAG ATTTGCCATTCTTGCACCTTTCTGCTGCATCAACCCCTCTCTTAAGTGGTGATCAAGGCAGAATATGGCACACTATTCCCTCATTACCAAGGCAGCGAAGATCGCATGTGTGCCCTCGAGCATCAAAGGATGTGCCATACAGTTTTCGTTACCCTCCAATGACCAAGAAGCCAAGATGGTGGTGGAGGACTCTAGCATGTCTGCCTTATTTGATGCCTCTTCATGAGACATGGATGTATGCTGAGACAGCATATCACCTACACCCATTCCTTGAAGACTTTGAATTTTTGACATACCCATTCCTTGGAGCAATTGGCAGTTTGCCAAGCTGGTTCCTGATGGCATATTTCTTTGTTGCATATCTTGGAGTTGTGAGGAGGAAGGAATGGCCACATTTTTTCAGATTTCATGTAGTGATGGGCATGTTGTTGGAGATTGCTCTCCAAGTGATAGGGACTGTGAGCCGTTGGATGCCACTCGCTGTCTACTGGGGTAAAGTAGGTatgcatttttggacagccattgcATTTGCGTATCTTTTTACAGTCTTGGAGTGCATACGGTGTGCTCTTGCTGGTATGTATGCTGATGTACCTTTTGCCTGTGATGCAGCATACATCCAAATCCCTTATGATTAG
- the LOC110658634 gene encoding bZIP transcription factor 11 yields MASSSGNSSGSSLLHNSGSDEDVQHLMDQRKRKRMQSNRESARRSRQKKQQHLDKLMSQVTELKKDNNQLLTSINITTQHYLNVEAENSILRAQMMELSQRLESLNEILNYINTSNGVFETEDLQISAVAAAAAADTFMNPLNLIYLNNHPIMASPDFFRY; encoded by the coding sequence ATGGCATCCTCCAGTGGAAATTCATCAGGATCCTCTCTGCTTCACAACTCTGGCTCTGACGAGGACGTCCAGCACTTGATGgatcaaagaaaaaggaagagaatgcAATCCAACAGAGAATCTGCAAGGAGATCCAGGCAGAAAAAACAGCAGCACCTGGATAAGTTGATGTCCCAAGTGACAGAGCTAAAGAAAGACAATAACCAACTCCTTACAAGCATCAATATCACCACTCAACATTACTTGAATGTTGAGGCTGAGAACTCCATTTTAAGGGCACAGATGATGGAACTTAGCCAAAGACTTGAATCCCTAAATGAGATCCTCAATTATATCAACACTAGCAATGGGGTTTTTGAAACTGAAGATCTCCAAATAAGTgctgttgctgctgctgctgctgctgataCCTTCATGAATCCACTAAATTTGATCTATCTTAATAACCACCCCATCATGGCTTCTCCAGATTTCTTTCGGTATTGA